A region from the Lolium perenne isolate Kyuss_39 chromosome 4, Kyuss_2.0, whole genome shotgun sequence genome encodes:
- the LOC127297078 gene encoding scarecrow-like protein 21: MSMQASNRSYRYPDNSQIPYYNSSMHVGRNSTCYVQQNHVDLHYRSSDGGSQNSNSKVEMFQQRYCTLDSSSANCVYPVHTSTSPQCLSRSHISQHDRHSDHSHDSPASASCITEVPSLKFTTLQELENAMYGSESDIVSSESSLIGTALDQSNWRDLLGVNSGDLKQVIVACGKAVDENHCRKDLLISELEKMVSVSGEPMQRLGAYMLEGLVARRLSTGHTLYKSLKCKEPQPTNSELMSYMRLLYDICPFLKFGYMSANGAIAEAVKGENFIHIIDFQIAQGSQWETMIQAFAMRPDGPPCLKITGIDDSDSAYARGGGLDIVGRRLCSIAQSCRLPFEFNAVHAASHEVTLEHLGIRYGEAIAVNFAYQLHHTPDESVCTENHRDRILRMVKSLSPRVVTLVEQEANTNTAPFFSRYMETLDYYIAMFEAIDVACQRDDKKRMSTEQHCVARDIVNIVACEGAERVERHEPFGKWRSRLAMAGYRPYPLSALVNNTIRDLLSDNYHINYNLEEKDGVLYLGWKNRKLVVSSAWR; encoded by the coding sequence ATGTCAATGCAGGCATCTAACCGGTCATACAGATATCCAGACAATTCTCAAATACCATACTACAACAGTTCAATGCACGTGGGGAGAAATAGTACTTGCTATGTGCAGCAAAATCATGTGGATCTTCACTACAGGTCCTCTGATGGTGGTTCGCAGAACAGCAATTCCAAGGTCGAGATGTTTCAACAACGGTACTGCACTCTGGATTCTTCGTCAGCCAATTGTGTTTATCCTGTCCATACCTCTACATCTCCTCAGTGCCTAAGTAGGAGCCACATTTCTCAGCATGATAGACACTCGGACCACTCACATGATTCCCCTGCAAGTGCTTCGTGCATTACTGAGGTTCCAAGTTTGAAATTTACAACACTTCAGGAGCTAGAAAATGCAATGTATGGATCCGAGTCAGACATAGTTAGCTCCGAAAGCTCCCTAATTGGCACCGCATTAGACCAAAGTAACTGGAGAGATCTTCTGGGAGTTAATTCTGGAGACTTGAAGCAGGTAATTGTAGCATGTGGTAAGGCTGTTGATGAGAATCATTGTCGTAAGGACTTACTGATATCAGAGTTAGAGAAGATGGTTTCCGTCTCTGGAGAACCAATGCAACGACTGGGAGCTTATATGTTGGAAGGCCTTGTTGCCAGGCGGTTGTCCACTGGACATACCTTGTATAAATCTCTGAAGTGTAAGGAACCTCAACCTACGAATTCAGAGCTTATGTCCTACATGCGCCTTCTCTATGATATCTGTCCATTCTTGAAATTTGGTTACATGTCTGCCAATGGTGCTATAGCCGAGGCTGTTAAGGGTGAGAACTTTATTCACATCATCGATTTCCAAATCGCTCAAGGGAGCCAGTGGGAAACTATGATACAGGCCTTTGCTATGAGGCCTGATGGACCACCATGCCTAAAAATTACTGGTATAGATGACTCAGATTCGGCTTATGCCCGGGGGGGAGGACTGGATATAGTTGGACGGAGGTTATGCAGCATTGCTCAGTCATGTCGTCTGCCCTTCGAGTTCAATGCCGTACACGCAGCTAGTCATGAGGTCACACTTGAACATCTTGGTATAAGATACGGGGAGGCTATTGCTGTCAACTTTGCTTATCAGCTGCATCATACTCCTGATGAGAGTGTCTGCACAGAAAACCACCGGGATAGGATATTGAGAATGGTTAAAAGCCTTTCTCCTAGGGTAGTTACTCTTGTAGAGCAGGAGGCAAACACAAACACTGCCCCATTCTTCAGTAGATACATGGAGACCCTTGACTACTACATAGCCATGTTCGAGGCAATAGATGTTGCTTGCCAGAGGGATGACAAGAAGCGGATGAGCACTGAGCAGCACTGTGTTGCAAGAGATATTGTCAATATAGTTGCATGTGAAGGTGCAGAAAGAGTGGAGAGGCATGAGCCTTTTGGAAAGTGGCGGTCCAGGCTTGCAATGGCTGGGTATAGACCATACCCACTAAGTGCATTGGTGAACAATACTATCAGAGATTTGTTAAGTGACAATTACCACATTAACTACAATCTAGAGGAGAAAGATGGTGTTCTTTATCTTGGATGGAAGAACAGAAAGCTGGTCGTATCTTCTGCGTGGCGGTGA